The following are from one region of the Marinomonas sp. CT5 genome:
- the rlmB gene encoding 23S rRNA (guanosine(2251)-2'-O)-methyltransferase RlmB produces the protein MSDLEWIYGIHAVENALNQQPERIKEVRFQEGRDDKKTQRLMQLCKAKKVRYSVVARRDLDQLFTANKDRVVHQGVVAYTAMNKAGTEADLHTLVDGLDETPLIIILDGVTDPHNLGACLRSADASGAHAVVMPKDNSAPLNATVSKVACGAAESIPVYAVTNLARTMKKLQDQGIWIFGTAGEATQTIYEQDLTIPTAIVMGAEGDGMRRLTREQCDYLVKLPMAGVVSSLNVSVATGVCLYEAVRQRAVKAKG, from the coding sequence ATGTCAGATTTAGAATGGATATACGGCATACACGCCGTGGAAAATGCCTTAAACCAGCAGCCTGAGCGTATTAAAGAAGTACGTTTCCAAGAAGGCCGTGACGATAAGAAAACCCAGCGTTTAATGCAGCTTTGTAAGGCCAAAAAAGTACGCTATAGCGTTGTCGCTCGTCGTGATTTAGACCAGTTATTTACGGCAAATAAAGATCGTGTGGTTCACCAAGGTGTGGTGGCTTATACGGCGATGAATAAAGCCGGAACAGAAGCGGATCTGCATACCCTAGTGGACGGTTTAGATGAAACACCGCTGATTATTATTTTGGATGGTGTGACCGATCCTCATAACCTAGGGGCTTGTTTGCGTAGTGCGGATGCGTCTGGTGCGCATGCCGTGGTGATGCCAAAAGACAACTCTGCGCCTTTGAATGCGACGGTGAGCAAGGTAGCGTGTGGTGCGGCTGAAAGTATTCCTGTTTACGCGGTAACGAACCTTGCTCGTACTATGAAGAAGCTACAGGACCAAGGTATTTGGATTTTTGGTACGGCGGGAGAAGCAACGCAAACGATCTACGAGCAAGATTTGACCATCCCAACGGCCATTGTGATGGGAGCAGAAGGTGATGGTATGCGCCGATTGACTCGTGAACAATGCGATTACTTAGTGAAACTGCCTATGGCTGGTGTGGTTTCGAGTTTGAATGTGTCTGTAGCGACAGGGGTGTGTCTCTACGAAGCAGTGCGTCAACGTGCTGTTAAGGCCAAAGGGTAA
- the cobT gene encoding nicotinate-nucleotide--dimethylbenzimidazole phosphoribosyltransferase — MFKQFNIQAPAADITAELQEKIDNKTKPLGALGELEHIAFQLGKIQQTLTPTVSKPKMIIFAADHGVVAQGISLFPQEVTPQMVMNFLMGGAAVSVFCDQHNVPLRIVDVGVNAELAAHPLLAARKVAFSSKDFSQEAAMTTRQLEQAIQAGIDEVNLAIDDGVNLLMFGEMGIGNTCVSSCMMTALIGVNATDSAGRGTGLDQAGVSHKAQVIEQSLKRAEQETGQVMSEWSAQTLAEQVGGFEILAMAGAMLQSAQRQTAFVVDGFICSVALLFAQKVAENVREYAVFAHQSNEKAHKMLLDHLNAEPILSLDLRLGEGSGAILAYPLINSACIFLNKMASFESAGVTDSK, encoded by the coding sequence TTGTTTAAGCAATTTAACATTCAAGCGCCTGCGGCGGATATTACGGCAGAGTTACAAGAGAAAATTGATAACAAAACCAAGCCTTTAGGTGCACTCGGCGAGCTTGAACACATCGCCTTTCAGCTCGGTAAAATTCAGCAAACACTTACTCCTACTGTCTCTAAGCCGAAGATGATTATTTTTGCGGCGGATCATGGTGTTGTCGCGCAGGGCATTAGCCTGTTTCCACAAGAAGTAACGCCACAGATGGTGATGAACTTTCTGATGGGGGGGGCGGCAGTGAGTGTTTTCTGTGATCAACATAATGTGCCATTACGCATTGTGGATGTGGGGGTGAATGCAGAGTTAGCTGCTCATCCTTTATTAGCTGCACGCAAAGTGGCTTTTTCATCTAAGGATTTTAGCCAAGAAGCCGCCATGACAACACGGCAGCTGGAACAGGCCATTCAAGCCGGTATCGATGAAGTGAATTTGGCGATTGATGATGGCGTTAATTTGCTGATGTTTGGCGAAATGGGCATTGGTAATACCTGTGTGTCGTCTTGCATGATGACCGCTTTGATTGGTGTCAATGCGACAGACAGTGCTGGACGCGGAACCGGCTTGGATCAGGCGGGGGTTTCTCATAAAGCCCAGGTGATTGAACAGTCATTAAAACGTGCCGAGCAAGAAACTGGGCAAGTGATGTCTGAGTGGAGCGCTCAAACTTTGGCTGAGCAAGTTGGTGGTTTTGAGATTTTGGCGATGGCAGGGGCCATGTTGCAGTCTGCACAGCGCCAAACGGCCTTTGTGGTGGATGGTTTTATCTGTTCGGTGGCGTTGTTGTTTGCTCAAAAAGTGGCTGAGAATGTGCGTGAGTATGCGGTGTTTGCTCATCAATCGAATGAAAAAGCCCATAAGATGTTATTGGACCATTTGAATGCAGAGCCTATTTTGTCCTTGGATTTACGATTAGGTGAAGGTTCTGGGGCGATTTTGGCGTACCCATTGATTAATAGCGCGTGCATCTTCTTGAATAAGATGGCGAGCTTTGAAAGTGCTGGTGTGACCGACTCTAAATAA
- a CDS encoding adenosylcobinamide-GDP ribazoletransferase: MILGPYWQGFKRSLVTYTRIPLKVDWSDEIEHTPAVCFLPWVGLIVGLVSAWPLWFDWSTSLQALLMLLTAVLLTGGFHEDGLMDSCDGLVGGWDKEQRLSIMKDSRIGSYAALSIWFSLTLKWLLLSEWLQIIPDSFLGFIYTLSGWCLVHVIARFIPIVLMNTLDYVSLGHSKASSMIAKLQPSQWLLALLPCLLIGVLAFSVFDLIITFVFLAVLLLLMRLYLRRKISGFNGDTLGASEQVGEIFIILCLLVSYS, translated from the coding sequence ATGATCCTAGGTCCGTATTGGCAAGGTTTTAAACGCAGCCTTGTTACCTACACTCGTATTCCCCTGAAAGTGGATTGGAGTGATGAGATAGAGCACACCCCAGCGGTGTGCTTTTTGCCATGGGTTGGTTTGATCGTAGGATTAGTGAGCGCTTGGCCGCTGTGGTTTGATTGGTCGACCTCTTTGCAAGCGCTATTAATGTTACTGACAGCCGTTTTATTAACTGGCGGATTCCATGAAGATGGTTTGATGGACAGCTGTGACGGTTTGGTTGGCGGATGGGATAAAGAGCAACGTCTGTCGATTATGAAAGATTCCCGAATTGGCAGTTACGCGGCCTTGTCTATTTGGTTTTCCTTAACGCTGAAATGGTTGCTGCTAAGTGAATGGTTGCAGATCATTCCTGATTCGTTTTTGGGGTTTATTTATACGTTAAGTGGTTGGTGTCTCGTGCATGTGATCGCTCGATTTATTCCAATCGTACTGATGAATACGCTTGATTATGTTTCTCTTGGACACAGTAAGGCCTCTAGCATGATTGCTAAATTACAACCCAGTCAGTGGTTGTTAGCCTTGTTGCCCTGTTTGCTGATAGGTGTATTGGCGTTTAGCGTTTTTGATTTGATTATTACTTTTGTGTTTTTGGCTGTGTTGCTTTTGTTGATGCGACTTTATCTACGAAGAAAGATATCTGGCTTTAATGGCGATACGTTAGGAGCAAGTGAACAAGTCGGCGAGATCTTCATCATTTTGTGTTTGTTGGTGTCATATTCATGA
- a CDS encoding histidine phosphatase family protein, translating to MKLYLVRHPRPDVKKGLCYGDMDVPLADGWEEGADALKRALSIDFDGESNVCFHSPLSRAAKLAERISDGKSQVSDALKELDFGAWEGLCWPDIPQDEIDLWASDIVHSAPYQGESLHVVAERVWQWWLSVKDSSMDNCVVVAHSGVIKVFVSMLCQWPLDQCHRIDVGFSSLSEFSIQGDFVMLKRLGAGDWVSNP from the coding sequence ATGAAACTGTATTTGGTTCGTCACCCGCGGCCTGATGTGAAAAAAGGCCTTTGTTACGGTGATATGGATGTTCCCCTTGCCGATGGTTGGGAAGAAGGCGCGGATGCGTTAAAACGCGCTTTATCGATTGACTTCGATGGTGAGTCGAATGTGTGTTTTCACAGTCCATTGAGTCGTGCTGCGAAGTTGGCTGAGCGTATTAGTGATGGAAAGTCTCAGGTTTCTGACGCATTAAAAGAACTGGATTTTGGTGCTTGGGAAGGCTTGTGCTGGCCAGATATTCCACAAGATGAGATAGATCTTTGGGCCAGCGATATTGTGCATTCTGCCCCTTATCAAGGTGAATCTCTTCATGTTGTTGCTGAGCGCGTTTGGCAGTGGTGGTTGTCGGTAAAAGATTCATCAATGGATAACTGTGTTGTCGTGGCGCATTCTGGGGTTATTAAAGTCTTTGTTAGTATGCTTTGCCAATGGCCGTTGGATCAATGCCATCGAATAGATGTGGGTTTTAGTAGTTTGTCTGAATTTTCCATACAGGGCGATTTTGTCATGTTAAAGCGTTTGGGTGCAGGGGACTGGGTTTCTAACCCTTAA
- a CDS encoding trimeric intracellular cation channel family protein: protein MLLYFLSMFGIAAFAITGVISSGKKDMDLFSVVFLGMVTSLGGGTIRDTILSVETVYWVKDTSYLWVAFLFSALAFFTVRFIEDRQTVFHYADSFGLALFTVVATEKVLSLGFPPTIAITMGIVTGVAGGIIRDVLSHRPPLVLGREFYATPAFLGALLFVLLEKNIPTHEFNSIYAVALVFILRVFAIHKDLYYPSWLLYKKR, encoded by the coding sequence ATGTTGCTATATTTTTTGAGTATGTTTGGGATTGCGGCTTTTGCAATCACAGGGGTTATTTCGTCCGGTAAAAAAGACATGGACCTTTTTAGTGTCGTATTCCTTGGTATGGTTACGTCATTAGGTGGTGGGACGATTCGAGATACGATTTTATCTGTTGAAACGGTTTACTGGGTGAAAGATACCTCCTATTTGTGGGTGGCGTTTTTGTTTTCGGCTCTGGCCTTTTTTACCGTACGATTTATTGAAGATAGACAGACGGTTTTTCATTATGCGGATTCCTTTGGTTTGGCGCTTTTTACTGTGGTGGCGACAGAAAAGGTATTGAGTCTCGGCTTCCCACCAACGATTGCCATCACCATGGGAATTGTTACTGGAGTGGCTGGTGGCATTATTCGTGATGTTTTGAGTCATCGCCCACCTTTGGTGTTAGGGCGAGAATTCTATGCTACGCCCGCTTTTTTAGGGGCTTTGTTATTCGTGTTACTTGAAAAAAACATACCAACACATGAGTTTAACTCGATTTACGCTGTGGCTTTAGTCTTTATACTAAGAGTGTTTGCGATACATAAAGATTTGTATTATCCGAGTTGGTTACTTTATAAAAAGAGATAA
- the cobO gene encoding cob(I)yrinic acid a,c-diamide adenosyltransferase: MKDLSSEQESKEQKDDQAVKNEARLLKKKAVVDQRIAAATEERGVTILLTGNGKGKSSSAFGTMARALGHGQKCAVIQFIKGRKATGEQLFFGSHPMVDFHVMGHGFTWETRDPELEKEAAEQAWALAKQMLADPSVHFVLLDEITYMYKYGYLNEDDLIAALAARPPHQNVMMTGRTAPRVLLDSVDTHSKIGNERHAFANGVKAQAGIEW, translated from the coding sequence ATGAAAGACCTTTCATCAGAACAAGAAAGTAAAGAACAAAAAGATGATCAAGCTGTAAAAAACGAAGCGCGTTTGTTGAAGAAGAAAGCGGTGGTGGACCAACGCATTGCCGCCGCAACAGAAGAGCGTGGTGTGACCATCTTGCTAACGGGTAACGGCAAAGGAAAAAGCTCCAGTGCGTTTGGCACTATGGCTCGTGCACTTGGTCATGGGCAAAAATGTGCAGTGATTCAGTTTATAAAAGGCCGTAAGGCGACAGGGGAGCAATTGTTTTTTGGTTCGCATCCTATGGTGGACTTCCATGTGATGGGGCATGGTTTTACATGGGAAACACGCGATCCTGAATTGGAAAAAGAAGCCGCAGAACAAGCTTGGGCCTTGGCTAAGCAAATGCTGGCAGATCCAAGTGTGCATTTTGTTTTATTAGATGAAATCACTTATATGTATAAATACGGCTATCTAAATGAAGACGATTTGATTGCCGCCTTGGCAGCGCGTCCTCCTCATCAAAATGTCATGATGACAGGCCGTACGGCTCCGCGAGTCTTGTTAGATAGCGTGGATACACACAGTAAAATTGGCAATGAGCGTCATGCCTTTGCAAATGGTGTAAAAGCGCAAGCTGGTATTGAATGGTAG
- a CDS encoding tetratricopeptide repeat protein, whose product MQDWERLTRQANRAFSNHAYSDAVDLNQKALLEAERSFDEDFYLDAESAVAAAAVSFLNIAESYTALGDFVSANTQFEKAVNFLQAIIARPDMDDEQRSLVMRTATHIRFEWELFTQSYSRALSAQSRALIQTLSNAVSIPSSMVRH is encoded by the coding sequence ATGCAGGACTGGGAACGTTTAACAAGACAAGCCAATCGAGCTTTTTCAAATCACGCATATTCAGATGCCGTAGACTTAAATCAAAAAGCTTTGCTAGAGGCTGAACGCTCATTTGATGAAGACTTCTATCTAGACGCTGAATCGGCCGTTGCCGCCGCAGCGGTTAGTTTCCTAAATATTGCAGAATCCTACACGGCTTTGGGGGATTTTGTTTCGGCAAATACGCAATTTGAAAAGGCAGTGAACTTCCTTCAGGCGATTATTGCACGCCCGGATATGGATGATGAACAACGATCCCTCGTAATGAGAACGGCCACACACATTCGTTTTGAATGGGAGCTGTTTACTCAGAGCTATAGTCGAGCGTTATCAGCGCAAAGTCGGGCGCTGATTCAAACTTTGTCTAATGCGGTGTCTATACCGAGTTCTATGGTGCGTCATTAA
- a CDS encoding S24/S26 family peptidase, whose protein sequence is MLRLMKVQGDSLVPILFDGDFVLTSRWHKKLKIGHLVVVDHALYGMIIKKIVHIAPDGQLWLGGESNQSLQSERIGWVSPRRVIGKVIYKIGQHYRVYRKKDTL, encoded by the coding sequence ATGCTTCGTTTAATGAAGGTGCAGGGAGATAGCTTGGTCCCGATCTTATTTGATGGTGATTTTGTTTTAACCAGCCGTTGGCATAAAAAACTCAAAATAGGCCATCTGGTTGTGGTTGATCATGCGTTGTATGGGATGATTATCAAAAAAATAGTGCATATCGCGCCAGATGGACAACTGTGGTTGGGTGGAGAAAGTAATCAAAGTTTGCAGTCAGAAAGGATTGGCTGGGTGTCACCAAGACGTGTGATTGGTAAGGTTATTTATAAAATTGGTCAGCATTATAGAGTGTACAGAAAAAAAGACACTTTATGA
- a CDS encoding YitT family protein, whose translation MSTVELPKVKKHTRLEDVQAIILGTMIIAMGVNLYTHTGLLTGGSAGLAFLLKYATPLTFGQAFFLINLPFYLLAIRHIGWEFTLKTFLAVFCLSVFADITPMLVSFNDVNPVYASVAGGFLMGVGFLMLFRHNASLGGLNILARFLAEKYGISMGKFQMVVDCMIVMLSVFIVDYWLILISFAGAIALNMIIAVNHKPGRYMGNV comes from the coding sequence ATGTCGACTGTAGAACTACCAAAAGTGAAAAAACACACTCGCCTTGAAGATGTTCAAGCTATCATTCTTGGCACTATGATCATTGCAATGGGCGTGAACCTTTACACACATACTGGCTTGTTAACCGGCGGCTCGGCTGGATTGGCTTTTCTTCTCAAATACGCCACGCCTTTGACGTTTGGTCAGGCATTCTTTTTGATTAACTTGCCGTTTTATTTATTGGCGATTAGGCACATTGGTTGGGAGTTCACGTTGAAAACTTTCCTTGCCGTGTTTTGCTTGTCGGTATTTGCCGATATTACGCCTATGTTGGTTTCTTTTAATGACGTTAATCCCGTTTATGCCAGTGTGGCAGGTGGCTTCTTGATGGGAGTTGGGTTTTTAATGCTATTTCGACATAATGCCAGCTTGGGTGGGTTGAATATCCTAGCGCGTTTTTTGGCTGAAAAATATGGAATCTCAATGGGTAAATTCCAAATGGTAGTAGACTGCATGATTGTTATGCTGTCTGTTTTCATTGTGGATTATTGGTTGATACTGATCTCGTTTGCTGGTGCCATTGCGCTAAATATGATTATTGCGGTGAATCATAAACCTGGGCGTTACATGGGTAATGTTTAA
- a CDS encoding GNAT family N-acetyltransferase produces the protein MELLKVDNLNPYLDDLVELLCDAVDSGAPIGFLPPMSESEAKAYWLAINDDLQVNARQVLLVREDDKVVGSVQIAMSPKANALHRCDVEKLMVHTQAREHGLGSKLMQGVERVAASMQRQLLILEVRSDDIAHDMYVNMGYIPFGEVPGYTRSANGMLHNATFFYKEIETTHEVFS, from the coding sequence TTGGAATTACTCAAAGTAGACAACCTTAATCCCTATTTAGACGATTTAGTCGAGTTATTATGTGATGCTGTTGATTCCGGTGCGCCCATTGGTTTTTTGCCACCTATGAGCGAGTCCGAAGCAAAAGCTTATTGGTTAGCTATTAATGATGATTTACAAGTAAATGCCCGCCAGGTTCTATTGGTACGTGAAGACGACAAGGTGGTTGGTAGTGTGCAAATTGCGATGTCTCCAAAAGCGAACGCCTTACATCGCTGTGATGTCGAAAAACTGATGGTGCACACTCAAGCTAGAGAGCACGGTTTGGGTAGTAAGTTAATGCAAGGCGTTGAGCGAGTAGCGGCCTCTATGCAAAGACAGCTGCTTATTTTGGAAGTGAGAAGCGATGACATTGCTCACGACATGTATGTGAATATGGGCTATATTCCGTTTGGTGAAGTACCAGGTTACACCCGAAGCGCAAACGGTATGCTGCATAACGCGACGTTTTTCTACAAAGAAATTGAAACCACCCACGAAGTATTTTCCTAA
- a CDS encoding 16S rRNA pseudouridine(516) synthase encodes MRLDFYISHVTDLARKAAKIAASKGRVTVNGEVVNKANFTVQEGDQICLDDTLLEWPSEGYYLLHKPAGYVCANEDSDHPTVLDLLPSHQGQELKIVGRLDKDTTGLLLLTTDGQWLHRITSPRNACNKRYRMMLADPISDEDMKQLEEGVMLNGESQPTLPAIAERITDCDIYLTIQEGKYHQVKRMLAAVGNKVEELHRDQIGPLSLDADLEVGEFRALTEDEVAYF; translated from the coding sequence TTGAGACTTGATTTTTATATATCCCACGTGACTGATTTGGCACGTAAAGCGGCAAAAATTGCGGCATCCAAAGGCCGTGTAACTGTGAATGGTGAAGTGGTAAATAAAGCCAATTTTACTGTACAAGAAGGGGATCAGATTTGTCTAGATGATACTCTGCTTGAGTGGCCATCTGAGGGATACTATCTACTACATAAACCCGCAGGCTATGTCTGCGCTAACGAAGATTCAGATCACCCAACGGTACTGGATCTTTTGCCTTCTCACCAAGGGCAAGAGTTGAAAATTGTTGGCCGTCTAGATAAAGACACAACCGGTTTATTATTGCTCACTACTGATGGGCAATGGTTGCACCGAATTACCTCGCCACGCAACGCTTGTAACAAACGTTACCGTATGATGTTAGCCGATCCGATCAGCGACGAAGATATGAAGCAGCTGGAAGAAGGTGTGATGCTAAATGGTGAATCACAACCGACATTACCCGCTATCGCAGAACGCATTACGGACTGTGATATTTATCTTACGATTCAAGAAGGTAAATATCACCAAGTGAAACGTATGTTGGCAGCAGTAGGCAATAAAGTAGAAGAGCTGCATCGTGACCAAATTGGTCCATTGTCACTTGATGCTGACTTAGAAGTGGGTGAGTTCCGTGCTTTAACTGAAGATGAAGTGGCGTATTTTTAA
- a CDS encoding DUF2750 domain-containing protein produces the protein MKELSMDERVQLLVAPDSERLAYFVEQAKATELVWSLSNEEGFVMVETDDGDCVMVWPDAEFASQWAIEDWDDCEPVSVSLDTFKSEWLPSLAVDNISVAVFPNIEDEGKLSTAEELTALFA, from the coding sequence ATGAAAGAATTATCGATGGATGAACGCGTTCAACTATTAGTTGCGCCTGATAGCGAACGTTTAGCGTATTTTGTTGAGCAAGCTAAGGCTACAGAGTTGGTGTGGAGTTTGAGCAACGAAGAGGGCTTTGTGATGGTTGAAACGGATGATGGCGATTGCGTCATGGTTTGGCCTGATGCCGAGTTTGCGAGCCAATGGGCGATTGAAGATTGGGACGATTGCGAGCCTGTTTCTGTGTCCCTTGATACTTTTAAGAGCGAATGGCTACCGAGTCTTGCTGTCGATAACATTTCTGTGGCGGTTTTTCCAAACATAGAAGATGAAGGTAAGCTATCGACCGCCGAAGAACTAACGGCACTGTTTGCTTAA
- a CDS encoding TetR/AcrR family transcriptional regulator has protein sequence MSKRQNHREEVFVKILEAAEIEFGLKGYNGASLQHIAERAGLPKPNIIYYFQSKANLYKQVLDQTLMGWNDLFDKATADDDPAVVLDSFIRVKLKQSFEKGVASRLFAMEVIGGALHIGDFLKEELRPWFQSRVEVLQSWMDAGKMRQCDPSSVIYMIWATTQHYADFEAQILALSGIDALDDNDLKRVGDTVSGIILAGCGLSLPSSV, from the coding sequence ATGAGTAAACGCCAAAACCACCGTGAAGAAGTCTTTGTAAAAATTCTAGAAGCTGCTGAAATTGAATTCGGTTTGAAAGGCTATAATGGCGCCAGTTTGCAGCATATTGCAGAGCGTGCAGGTTTGCCTAAGCCTAATATTATTTATTATTTTCAATCGAAAGCGAACTTGTACAAACAAGTACTGGATCAAACATTAATGGGGTGGAACGACCTGTTTGATAAAGCGACGGCCGATGATGACCCCGCGGTTGTGTTAGACAGTTTTATCCGTGTTAAATTAAAACAAAGTTTTGAGAAAGGGGTGGCGTCACGTCTTTTTGCGATGGAAGTCATTGGCGGTGCTTTGCACATCGGTGATTTTTTAAAAGAAGAGTTAAGGCCTTGGTTTCAATCTCGTGTTGAAGTGCTTCAATCATGGATGGACGCAGGGAAAATGCGTCAATGTGACCCATCAAGTGTTATCTACATGATTTGGGCGACGACTCAGCACTACGCCGACTTTGAAGCCCAAATATTGGCTTTAAGTGGTATTGATGCTTTAGATGATAATGACTTAAAGCGCGTCGGTGATACTGTTAGTGGCATCATTTTAGCTGGATGTGGTTTGAGCTTGCCATCGTCGGTTTAG